One window of the Thermomicrobiales bacterium genome contains the following:
- a CDS encoding zinc-binding dehydrogenase → MKHYYVTAPGTIGCLEEAIPEPGPGEVQLKVTHTAISPGSNVYIYQTGSYSGTGDPIPQECMYMGAGVITRLGDGVEGLAVGDRVAVNGMGHQEYAVAPARKAHCIPDGVSSEAASASYLAGWAVSCLHLGRYEAGATVAVVGLGLVGASTALVADMMGARVIGIDVSPERVAFGRTLGLTAVVQGGTETAAEEIEHAAGARGVDLVMETSGVWPGFEQAFAICREYSRIALMGIYRRTPTAEYALKLHKMLYAFPSKLHYKKIEVVGCGYDPEETLPDSPFTFDREGNFRYLLEQAGRGKIDLNKLVTHRFQPDEAAAVLERFAQGDRSMVGAVFEWEA, encoded by the coding sequence ATGAAGCACTACTACGTCACCGCTCCAGGAACGATCGGGTGCCTGGAGGAAGCCATTCCTGAACCAGGGCCCGGCGAGGTGCAACTGAAGGTCACGCACACGGCCATCAGCCCAGGCAGCAACGTCTACATCTATCAGACGGGCTCATACTCTGGAACTGGCGATCCGATCCCGCAGGAATGCATGTACATGGGCGCGGGCGTCATCACCAGGCTCGGAGATGGAGTCGAGGGTTTGGCAGTCGGCGACCGCGTTGCGGTCAATGGCATGGGGCACCAGGAATATGCGGTTGCTCCGGCACGCAAAGCGCACTGCATCCCGGATGGCGTCTCGTCGGAAGCCGCAAGCGCGTCGTACTTGGCCGGTTGGGCGGTGAGTTGCCTTCACCTGGGACGTTACGAGGCTGGAGCGACGGTGGCAGTCGTCGGCCTCGGTCTCGTCGGCGCCTCGACAGCGCTGGTGGCGGACATGATGGGGGCCCGCGTTATCGGCATCGATGTGTCTCCCGAGCGAGTCGCGTTTGGCAGAACACTCGGCTTGACCGCCGTGGTGCAGGGCGGAACCGAAACTGCTGCGGAAGAAATCGAGCACGCAGCTGGCGCGCGCGGTGTCGACCTTGTGATGGAGACGAGCGGCGTTTGGCCCGGTTTCGAGCAAGCGTTCGCGATCTGCCGCGAGTATTCCCGCATCGCGCTCATGGGTATCTACCGGCGCACGCCAACTGCGGAGTACGCGCTCAAGCTGCACAAGATGCTCTATGCCTTCCCCAGCAAACTCCACTACAAGAAGATCGAGGTCGTCGGTTGTGGCTACGATCCGGAAGAGACGCTTCCCGATTCGCCGTTCACCTTCGACCGGGAGGGCAATTTCCGCTATCTCCTCGAACAGGCGGGACGTGGCAAGATCGACCTGAACAAGCTCGTCACGCACCGGTTCCAACCGGACGAGGCCGCAGCCGTGCTGGAACGATTCGCGCAAGGGGATCGGTCCATGGTTGGCGCGGTTTTCGAATGGGAGGCGTAG
- a CDS encoding Gfo/Idh/MocA family oxidoreductase, translating to MTRRRVAVVGLDHYHTTGWVESLELFPDDLEIVAIYEPDRLLWEGLAPRYHDPHLAPSLHERHRATPFVDDLDTLVERFEPEIALVTLPNRDMPAAIETLANAGVHMLVDKPGAATRRAAKRAFGVADANKVKVATGLLRRYGRGWQYAHQMCREGRPGRLLSTESVFNTSSPFVRDPANHLFSHELQGGGILIWLGVHEIDQLLWMTGERIVEVQALAGQVNDAGIDVEDVVSLAFRYESGAIGAMHCAFVLPRTMSAGYFAIRGEHGSLTVNFDGSVSWFGAGNRDDPVREETLSYSTAAMPGYGSMAPAVIRDLLASIDENRQPLANGDALIAALGVIDAAYESARTGTRVTVD from the coding sequence GTGACAAGGCGTCGCGTCGCGGTCGTCGGACTCGACCACTACCACACGACGGGCTGGGTCGAGAGCCTCGAGCTCTTCCCGGACGATCTCGAGATCGTTGCGATCTACGAGCCCGACCGGTTGCTGTGGGAGGGGTTGGCGCCCCGCTATCACGATCCGCATCTCGCGCCGTCTCTGCACGAGCGGCACCGCGCCACCCCGTTCGTCGATGATTTGGACACGCTCGTCGAGCGTTTCGAGCCGGAAATTGCGCTGGTGACGCTTCCCAACCGTGACATGCCCGCTGCCATCGAGACCCTGGCGAATGCCGGTGTGCATATGCTGGTCGACAAACCGGGCGCCGCGACACGGCGGGCCGCGAAGCGTGCATTCGGCGTGGCCGATGCGAACAAGGTCAAAGTCGCCACCGGATTGCTGCGTCGCTATGGGCGCGGCTGGCAGTATGCCCATCAGATGTGCCGGGAGGGCCGTCCCGGGCGGCTGCTTTCCACCGAATCGGTCTTCAACACGTCGTCGCCATTCGTGCGCGATCCGGCAAATCATCTCTTCTCCCATGAGCTGCAGGGTGGGGGCATCCTGATCTGGCTCGGTGTGCACGAGATCGACCAGCTGCTCTGGATGACCGGCGAGCGCATCGTCGAGGTCCAGGCGCTCGCTGGGCAAGTGAACGATGCCGGTATCGATGTCGAAGACGTAGTGTCGCTCGCGTTTCGCTACGAATCGGGCGCCATCGGCGCCATGCATTGCGCGTTCGTTCTGCCGCGCACGATGTCGGCCGGCTACTTCGCCATCCGCGGCGAGCACGGATCGTTGACGGTGAACTTCGACGGTTCGGTGAGCTGGTTCGGCGCGGGCAATCGTGACGATCCTGTACGGGAAGAGACGCTCTCGTACAGCACAGCCGCGATGCCCGGCTATGGCAGCATGGCACCGGCGGTCATTCGCGATCTGCTCGCCTCGATCGACGAGAACCGGCAACCTCTGGCGAACGGCGACGCCCTTATCGCCGCGCTCGGCGTCATCGACGCCGCCTACGAATCCGCGCGCACCGGAACACGTGTCACTGTCGA